From Syngnathus typhle isolate RoL2023-S1 ecotype Sweden linkage group LG13, RoL_Styp_1.0, whole genome shotgun sequence, a single genomic window includes:
- the dsc2l gene encoding desmocollin 2-like protein encodes MAKAVIFNVCLALILVGVESCFVPSVLYVPVPQSIPARFEISRLNVASCASVTCNDRAFAVWPNGSVTATTAVEISSKGRTFSVWVERNDGRHMQMDVNLIASEQMIRQPTDALQRVRRRWSPPPINILENDPGPYPRDVSRLVSDSEASRQVYYTLTGAGYDKYPEGVFRFDSDSGMLTVLKPVDREEFPQFALIARVFDKISRQETDDPLGILVNVDDQNDNAPQFSGQMQFSVAEKSKAGTVMGKVNATDRDQAGTDHVKIRYSLLSELERFAINPETGVLATATNTLDRESKEIYNVIVQIKDMDGGAKGLFTTGTATITLTDINDNPPTFTKKLYEATAQENEVGKLILRMPVEDKDLKGTSAWKSKFVITKGNENGNFRMETDPKTNDGLLYISKPLNFEKSQKMRLEVMARNEAELSGTTAQWEIVPVDLTVGDVDEGPEFTAPTVRFTVKENTPNGTVIGTYKAIDPETKSSDGIKYYKIMDPAAWINVDRNSGELRVANTIDRESQFVKEGLYNITVRAVDATSKTGTGMVIIQVEDVNDNVPVIVPPGERVVCEKEGEMGSALLVAEDADEAPFKGPFTFSLPHNEEGKWSIVRFNDTAATLRQDKDLPLKVHQVPVEVKDLQGNGKIQTVSVRICQCRNGACVTKPWSASLGPMGWLAFLLPLLLLLLLLLLLACLCTTKPDLQILEDTTDSGGILIKSNTEAPGEEVDASLIKVPIPGSEFKGSVANQDWQIKGSTLGRQDTTLYKSGFDATDGEFISGYYDSQYGTQQMNYDANFLNTWQTNGRYLHQKLSYFGGKEYDGRYADDIIHQYGFEGAGSAAGSVGCCSDDGANENLDFLNTLGPKFKNLAGVCKKT; translated from the exons aTGGCGAAAGCTGTCATTTTCAACGTCTGCCTGGCGCTG ATCCTGGTCGGAGTAGAGTCGTGCTTCGTCCCAAGCGTCCTGTACGTCCCGGTGCCGCAAAGTATCCCGGCCAGATTCGAGATAAGCAGAC TCAATGTGGCGAGCTGCGCGAGCGTCACTTGCAACGACCGCGCTTTCGCAGTCTGGCCCAACGGTTCGGTGACGGCCACGACCGCCGTCGAGATCTCGTCTAAAGGCAGAACTTTCTCCGTTTGGGTTGAACGCAACGACGGGCGGCACATGCAGATGGACGTCAACCTCATCGCCAGCGAGCAAATGATCAGACAG CCCACTGACGCGCTGCAACGGGTCAGAAGACGCTGGAGCCCCCCACCCATCAATATCCTGGAGAATGACCCCGGCCCCTATCCAAGAGACGTCTCAAGG CTCGTATCCGACAGCGAAGCCTCTCGTCAGGTGTACTACACTCTGACTGGGGCCGGCTACGACAAGTACCCAGAAGGAGTGTTTAGGTTTGACAGCGACTCTGGAATGTTGACTGTGCTCAAGCCGGTCGATCGTGAGGAGTTCCCGCAGTTCGCC TTAATAGCCAGGGTTTTCGACAAAATTTCGCGGCAAGAAACCGATGACCCTTTGGGCATCCTTGTCAACGTGGACGATCAGAATGACAATGCGCCGCAGTTCAGCGGCCAAATGCAATTTTCGGTGGCAGAGAAAAGCAAAGCAG GCACCGTCATGGGGAAGGTGAACGCCACCGACAGAGACCAGGCAGGCACCGACCACGTGAAGATCCGCTATTCCCTTTTGAGCGAATTGGAGCGATTTGCCATCAACCCGGAGACGGGGGTCTTGGCAACGGCCACCAATACTTTAGACAGAGAG AGTAAAGAAATATACAACGTGATTGTGCAAATCAAAGATATGGACGGCGGAGCCAAAGGTTTGTTCACCACGGGCACGGCGACCATCACGCTGACCGACATCAACGACAACCCGCCGACCTTCACAAAGAAATTG TACGAAGCCACCGCACAGGAGAACGAAGTTGGCAAACTTATTCTCCGTATGCCTGTCGAAGATAAGGATTTAAAAGGCACATCCGCCTGGAAATCGAAATTCGTTATCACTAAGGGCAATGAAAACGGAAACTTCCGGATGGAGACGGACCCCAAAACAAATGACGGCCTTCTGTACATTTCTAAG CCATTAAATTTTGAGAAGTCCCAAAAAATGAGGCTGGAAGTGATGGCCCGCAACGAAGCCGAGCTGAGCGGCACCACGGCCCAGTGGGAGATCGTCCCCGTGGACTTGACGGTGGGCGACGTGGACGAAGGTCCCGAATTCACGGCGCCGACCGTTCGCTTCACCGTCAAAGAGAACACGCCCAACGGCACGGTGATAGGAACGTACAAAGCCATCGATCCGGAAACCAAGAGCAGCGACGGCATCAA GTATTACAAGATCATGGACCCGGCCGCCTGGATCAACGTGGACAGGAACTCAGGAGAGCTGAGGGTGGCAAATACCATCGACAGAGAGTCGCAATTTGTCAAGGAGGGACTTTACAACATCACCGTGCGAGCCGTCGACGCAA CTTCCAAGACCGGTACGGGAATGGTCATCATCCAGGTGGAAGACGTGAACGACAACGTGCCGGTTATCGTCCCGCCTGGCGAGAGGGTGGTGTGCGAGAAGGAAGGGGAAATGGGCTCGGCGCTGCTCGTGGCAGAAGATGCCGACGAGGCGCCCTTTAAAGGCCCCTTCACCTTCAGCCTGCCGCATAACGAAGAGGGAAAATGGTCCATCGTCAGATTCAATG ACACGGCTGCCACGCTACGGCAGGACAAAGACCTCCCCTTGAAGGTGCATCAAGTTCCCGTCGAGGTGAAGGATCTGCAGGGCAACGGGAAAATCCAGACAGTGAGCGTCAGGATCTGCCAGTGCAGGAACGGCGCCTGCGTGACCAAGCCTTGGTCGGCCTCGCTGGGCCCGATGGGGTGGCTGGCGTTCCTCCTGCCTctgctcctcctgctgctgctac TCTTGCTGCTCGCCTGTTTGTGCACGACAAAGCCAGACTTGCAGATCTTGGAGGACACGACCGACAGCGGCGGAATCCTCATCAAATCCAACACAGAAGCCCCGGGGGAAGAAGTG GACGCCAGTCTGATTAAGGTCCCCATCCCCGGCTCGGAATTCAAGGGCTCGGTGGCCAATCAGGATTGGCAAATAAAGGGCTCCACCCTGGGACGCCAGGACACCACCCTCTACAAGTCCGGCTTTGATGCCACCGACGGCGAGTTCATCAGCGGGTATTACGACAGCCAGTACGGAACCCAGCAGATGAACTACGACGCAAACTTTCTCAACACATGGCAAACAAACGGACGCTATTTGCATCAG AAACTTTCCTATTTTGGAGGCAAGGAGTACGATGGGCGCTACGCGGACGACATCATCCACCAGTACGGCTTTGAGGGAGCGGGCTCGGCGGCCGGCTCGGTCGGCTGCTGCAGCGACGACGGCGCCAACGAAAACCTCGACTTCTTAAACACGTTGGGACCCAAGTTCAAAAATCTTGCAGGCGTCTGCAAAAAGACATGA